A stretch of DNA from Fimbriimonadia bacterium:
CCAAGTACTCGCCGCTTCGTGTATCTATGCGAATCAGGTCGCCTACGTTGATGTGGAACGGCACGTTGATCTTCGCACCGGTCTCCACGGTGGCGGGTTTGGAGGAACCGGATACCGTATCGCCTCGGAAGCTGGGGTCTGTCTCGATCACCTCGAGTTCTACCGAGTTCGGAAGCTCCACTCCGATCACCTCGCCGTCCACGTCCAGAACCAGCACTTGCATCTCCTCCTTGAGGAAGCGGATGCCGTCGCCGAAGACGGATGCTGGGAAGGGGGTCTGCTCGTAGGTGTCCAGGTCCATCAGTGTGAGTTCGTCGCCGGAGCGATACAGGTACTGCATCGGCTTTTTGGAAAGGAACGCCTGGTCCACGCGTTCGCCGGCACGGAAGGTCTTGTCCACGACGCCGCCCGTGCGGAGGTTTTTCAGCTTGGTGCGAACGAACGCCCCTCCCTTACCCGGTTTGACGTGCTGAAACTCGATGATGGTGAAGACCTGTCCGTCCAGATAGATGTGCAGACCGTTCCTAAAATCGCTAGTATCCATGGAAAAGCGAGTGCCTCCCGATCGCGGTGCGCGCAGCACCTTCGACCAGGAGTATAGCTTACGCGAAGGATCGAATCAACGTAGCTCTGCGCTGCGTCGTTCTCGGAGGACGTAGATCCGGAAGCCCTGAAGCGATTCGACGGGTTCGTATTGGTCGTGTAGCCGCTGGGCGAAGGCA
This window harbors:
- the efp gene encoding elongation factor P, encoding MDTSDFRNGLHIYLDGQVFTIIEFQHVKPGKGGAFVRTKLKNLRTGGVVDKTFRAGERVDQAFLSKKPMQYLYRSGDELTLMDLDTYEQTPFPASVFGDGIRFLKEEMQVLVLDVDGEVIGVELPNSVELEVIETDPSFRGDTVSGSSKPATVETGAKINVPFHINVGDLIRIDTRSGEYLERVKK